The Natrinema sp. DC36 genome includes the window GGGAAATCGTCGTGGCGAATTCCGATCTCGAATTCGACGTCGAGTTCGCCGATTTCGTTGGTGACCTGCGATCGCAGCGAATCCAGCGAGCGCTCGCGGGCGTCGCCTTCGACGTACAGTTTGGTTGCGAGTACGACCATTAGGCGTCCAGGTTGAGTTCGTCCTCGAGCGACGCGAGGCGGTCGTCCATCGAGTCGACCAGGCGGTCGTTATCCATCGATTCCAGCGGCGAGCCACACTCCGGACACTCGAAGCCGAAGTCCATCGCTTCGCCGAACTCGAACCGGATGGAACAGATCTCGCAGAGGTAGAACTCGTGGTTGCGCTCGTACTCTCGGCGGTCGTCGAGCGCCTCGTGGAGTCGGTACATCTCCTCCTCGAGGTTCTCCGGAATGTTGTCGTACTCGAACGTCCAGAGGTAGGTCAGCCACCCCGAGTCCTCGTCGCGCAGTCGCCGATACGTGGCGAGATCGTTCTCGTACAAAATGAACAGCGCGCGCCGCACGTCGTTCAACTCGAGATCCAGTTCTTCCGCGAGCTCCTCGTCGGTCACTTCGCCGTCCGGCGG containing:
- a CDS encoding transcription factor, translating into MAFEDLLEDPVIQKYLHELVGPKGMPVAAAPPDGEVTDEELAEELDLELNDVRRALFILYENDLATYRRLRDEDSGWLTYLWTFEYDNIPENLEEEMYRLHEALDDRREYERNHEFYLCEICSIRFEFGEAMDFGFECPECGSPLESMDNDRLVDSMDDRLASLEDELNLDA